The following proteins come from a genomic window of Nothobranchius furzeri strain GRZ-AD chromosome 1, NfurGRZ-RIMD1, whole genome shotgun sequence:
- the atoh8 gene encoding transcription factor atoh8 yields MKKPHEISGPWNCTMNKEPVLVTAPGTKKFKRKSREPKRLFIISEDAGSKDFPVDMSNGHTAEDSIVSPLVPHQGQLVMSQGMMTNRKAHSETPEDNMTLGHGSAIDMRIGLNVTAMSSKMSQSTASSLSLHEISHWPSSMSQSLSKLGIHSSLHLPTPPSGPHSPGGHEFLLEPSLLGQPVPRSYQSSQSLDHMDTHQSSQSLDHMDSQDSSPKDSPRKRVGIGPHARGHIPEVKAIQQTRRLLANARERTRVHTISAAFEALRKQVPCYSYGQKLSKLAILRIACNYILSLAQLAELDYSSDRSIVSFSQCVEQCTRTLQAEGRSKKRKE; encoded by the exons ATGAAAAAGCCTCACGAGATCAGCGGCCCCTGGAATTGTACCATGAACAAAGAACCAGTGCTGGTCACAGCGCCAGGAACCAAGAAGTTCAAGAGGAAGTCCCGAGAGCCTAAAAGACTTTTCATTATTTCTGAGGATGCAGGATCAAAAGACTTTCCTGTGGACATGTCTAATGGGCACACAGCAGAAGACAGTATTGTCAGCCCATTGGTTCCTCACCAGGGACAACTGGTGATGTCACAGGGGATGATGACCAATAGAAAAGCTCATTCAGAGACACCAGAAGACAACATGACACTGGGTCATGGTAGTGCAATAGACATGAGAATTGGACTCAATGTGACTGCTATGTCCTCCAAAATGTCCCAGTCTACAGCCTCCTCACTGTCTCTGCATGAGATATCTCACTGGCCGTCCTCAATGTCCCAATCCTTGTCCAAACTGGGAATCCACTCTAGCCTCCACCTGCCAACACCACCCAGTGGACCACATTCTCCTGGTGGTCATGAGTTCCTTCTAGAACCCTCTCTCCTTGGCCAACCTGTTCCTAGATCCTACCAGTCCTCCCAGAGTCTGGACCACATGGACACCCACCAGTCCTCCCAGAGTCTGGACCACATGGACTCCCAGGATTCTTCCCCCAAG GACTCTCCCAGGAAGCGGGTTGGGATAGGGCCTCATGCACGGGGTCATATTCCAGAGGTCAAAGCCATCCAGCAGACCAGGAGGCTTCTAGCCAACGCCAGGGAGAGGACACGAGTCCACACCATTAGTGCTGCGTTTGAGGCCCTGAGGAAGCAG gTGCCGTGTTACTCCTATGGACAGAAGCTTTCCAAGCTAGCGATACTACGGATTGCCTGCAACTACATCCTGTCTCTGGCCCAGCTGGCGGAGCTGGACTACAGCTCAGACCGCAGCATTGTGAGCTTCTCCCAGTGCGTGGAGCAGTGCACTAGGACCCTGCAGGCCGAGGGCAGGAGCAAGAAGAGGAAG